The Oenanthe melanoleuca isolate GR-GAL-2019-014 chromosome 15, OMel1.0, whole genome shotgun sequence genome contains a region encoding:
- the CCDC63 gene encoding coiled-coil domain-containing protein 63, with protein sequence MKKREASADLDLTEKEKEDRAKVEIRHLQTHFHHEVHKRKFYDGDIWRQMKAQEKTIHDLKQEHRHVTLMLSQIYSPSNVIVENRNRMKIQNLLQIRMYNDALIKERKAVLADLSKQVAELEKKIVKQRDTTWRVWETKSHKHLQKKIELLEMHLNHVTVRYNTIMTRNNQLREETVGMQIQKAIYDNSYWKLEERLAQQNSLLNAAILQATEDYEQWMEDLGRISDIRGVRYRETIQYNIRLLERKCELHQETRLKNFFLAKCTDLSALKEEARKREAFEEAEMAKRSQRESYEVAYKRLLELSDGDIDNFLENFLEKDRRFFILFGYAIRLNVRNEGLRQRIQEIQDDMKSITTEREQVETTRSDILQQLEAKITETAEEANMYENKCKESSNLLGQIQSRVETLLKDMDCDTSVIVKPLGESLMPIFGPVENKVKELLMKECVLRYTSVDRTQRSQAFSSPLQGTSDLLWVMDRAKLCPAPPDLETTDPKTEEEPLDWAQLHQLVLQRQQEEQERPPSPSKRRRRLGSKSPPQTGTN encoded by the exons ATGAAG AAGAGAGAAGCCTCAGCAGACCTGGATCTCactgaaaaggagaaggaagacaGGGCCAAAGTGGAGATCAGGCACCTGCAGACCCATTTCCACCACGAGGTGCACAAGAGGAAATTCTACGATGGCGATATCTGGCGGCAGATGAAGGCTCAGGA aaaaacaatACATGATCTGAAGCAAGAACACAGACATGTGACATTAATGCTGAGCCAGATCTATTCCCCCAGTAATGTGAttgtggaaaacagaaatcGTATGAAGATCCAAAACCTTTTGCAGATCAGAATGTACAATGATGCCCTgatcaaagaaagaaaagctgtgttaGCTGACCTGTCCAAGCAG gtggcagagctggaaaaaaagataGTGAAGCAAAGAGACACAACCTGGAGGGTGTGGGAAACAAAGAGTCACAAACACCTGCAGAAGAAGATTGAATTACTGGAGATGCATCTAAATCAT GTCACCGTTCGGTACAACACCATCATGACCCGAAACAACCAGCTCCGAGAGGAGACTGTGGGCATGCAGATCCAGAAAGCCATTTATGACAACTCCTACTGGAagctggaggagaggctggCTCAGCAGAACAGCCTGCTGAACGCTGCTATCCTGCAAGCCACGGAAGACTACGAGCAGTG GATGGAGGATCTGGGGCGGATCTCCGACATTCGGGGTGTGCGCTACAGAGAAACCATCCAGTACAACATCAGGCTGCTGGAGAGGAAGTGTGAACTCCACCAGGAGACCAGGCTGAAGAACTTCTTCCTGGCCAAATGTACAGATCTCTCTGCATTGAAGGAAGAGGCCAGAAAGAGAGAAG CCTTTGAGGAAGCTGAGATGGCCAAAAGGAGTCAAAGGGAGAGCTATGAGGTGGCCTACAAGCGTCTGCTGGAGCTGTCAGATGGAGACATCGACAATTTCTTGGAGAACTTTCTTGAGAAGGACAGGAGATTCTTCATCCTCTTTGGCTATGCCATTAGGCTGAACGTCAGGAATGAGGGGCTCAGGCAGAGGATCCAGGAGATCCAG GATGACATGAAGTCCATCACCACAGAGAGGGAACAAGTGGAGACAACCAGGAGTgacatcctgcagcagctggag GCAAAAATAACAGAGACCGCTGAGGAAGCCAACATGTATGAGAACAAATGCAAGGAGAGCAGCAACCTCCTGGGACAGATCCAATCTCGTGTGGAGACCCTCCTGAAGGACATGGACTGTGACACCTCAGTGATAGTGAAGCCTCTTGGGGAGAGCTTGATGCCAATTTTTG GCCCCGTGGAGAACAAGGTGAAGGAGCTGCTGATGAAGGAGTGTGTGCTGCGCTACACGTCCGTGGATCGCACCCAGCGCTCCCAGGCCTTCAGCAGCCCCCTGCAGGGAACCTCCGACCTGCTCTGGGTCATGGACAGGGccaagctctgcccagccccccCGGACCTGGAGACCACCGACCCCAAAACTG AGGAAGAGCCGCTGGACTGGGCTCAGCTGCATCAGCTCGTtctccagaggcagcaggaggagcaggaaaggccccccagccccagcaagaggaggaggagactgGGATCGAAGAGCCCACCACAGACAGGGACAAATTAA
- the MYL2 gene encoding myosin regulatory light chain 2, ventricular/cardiac muscle isoform, which yields MAPKKAKKRIEGANSNVFSMFEQAQIQEFKEAFTIMDQNRDGFIDKADLRDTFAALGRLNVKNEEIDEMIKEAPGPINFTVFLTMFGEKLKGADPEETILNAFKVFDPEGKGLKSAYIKEMLMTQGERFSQEEIDQMFAAFPPDMSGNLDYKNLVHVITHGEEKD from the exons ATG GCACCCAAGAAAGCTAAGAAGAGGATTGAGGGTGCTAATTCCAATGTCTTCTCCATGTTTGAGCAGGCCCAGATCCAGGAATTCAAGGAG GCCTTCACCATCATGGACCAGAACCGGGATGGCTTCATTGACAAGGCAGATCTGAGAGACACCTTTGCTGCCCTTG ggcGCCTGAACGTGAAGAACGAGGAGATCGACGAGATGATAAAGGAGGCACCCGGCCCCATCAACTTCACCGTGTTCCTCACCATGTTTGGGGAGAAGCTCAAGG GTGCAGACCCAGAGGAGACAATCCTGAATGCATTCAAGGTGTTTGATCCAGAGGGGAAAGGCCTGAAATCTGCCTA CATCAAAGAAATGCTGATGACACAGGGGGAGAGGTTTTCCCAGGAAGAG ATCGATCAGATGTTCGCTGCCTTCCCTCCGGACATGTCTGGCAACCTGGATTACAAGAACCTGGTCCACGTCATCACTCATGGTGAAGAGAAGGACTAG